The genomic segment AAGTTTCATGCCAATGGAGCATGGCTAGCCCATGCGGTGATCGCCCATAACCTCACCCGCCAGGTGAGCTACCTTGGTGAGATCACCCCGGCCGAATCGATGGTCATAGCCCGTACTTTTCGCAACCACTTCATCTCGCTGGTGGGACGACTCGTCAACCGATCGGGCAAGATGATACTGCGTACTCCGGCTCGTTGGCCATGGGCCGGGGCCTTCATGAGAGCACTCGTCACCCTCCGGGCACTCGAACCAGTTCCCATCTAGGGAACTCCTCCGACTCGAAAGCGCGGTCGGGAAACACTCTCCATGCGCCCCACAAATGAAACACCAAATCAGATCCTTAACCCACCACGTCCCAACTCGGGTCAGAACCGATCCAGAACCACGGGTTAACTCAACGGCACAAAATCACAGTCTTAGGGCCACCGACGCACCCCGAAACCGGGGTGCGTCGGTGGATCCAGGCTAAGAAGATATCTCGACTCTGCTCATCATGGGCAAGGGACGAGAACCAAGAACGCATTACGGTACATGCCAATGTCGGAGGTTCCGGCATTAAAACGGTCAACGCGGCCTACACCAGCCAAACATGTCCTGATCCAGGGTGTGGGTATGTCCATAGTGACAACCGACACGGGGATGTGTTTCACTGTCGCAATCCCTATTGGGAGTGTAACTGGCAGGGCGATGTGGATCACGTAGCTGCCATGAACATCAAATCAAGGATCGAAGATCACCAGATCGACCGGTTCACTCCCTATAGGGAAGTGAAGAAGATCCTAGAGGAGAGGTTCCTACGCGCAAATGGAAAGCCGGAATATCCAATTGGATACCAAGGCTAGCGCTCAACGGCTGAGACACCAAGCGAACCACGACAACCCAAGTTGGACGTGGGAGGTGGTCAACCATCGACTCGCCTTAGTTCTGTCCCTGTGGATAGGGCAGAACACGCAAAGGCGGCTGGAGAGCGAAGACAAAAGAGGTGCATATAAATGTATATGTATTTTGGAGCGGCTCGCCTCTAAACCGACCATAATCTCGTGCAACTGGAGGCAGAGAACTCCAATTGATTTCTGTGAATAGCTCACCCATCCGATGCGTCGAGATCTCAACCCTACCGATATTGTTCGCTGAACATCCAAGATCTAGGGCGGTGACGAATGGCTCATACCGAGTCACCGTCCGGTGACTCTACCCATGGAGGTTTGCATAATGCGACAGCATGTTTGGTTGAAGGTCATGAAGGCTAGTGTTGGGACGATTGGTTTAGCTGGTCTCATCGCCTTTGGCGGATCCGTGACTGCCTCGGCGCTATCTGGCGCCTCGACTCCGACGGTTTCGGGTAGTGCTCCCGCAGTGGGCTATCATCTCGCCGACGCCGACGGAGGTGTCTTTAACTTTGGTGCCTCAGGCTTCTATGGAAGCACTTATTCTGACGGTCTCACCGGTTTCACTGATAGTCATCCACTCAGTGCTCCGATCGTCGGGATAGCTGAAATGGCGAGCGGCAAGGGATATTGGATGGTTGGCGCCGACGGCGGCGTCTTTAACTTTGGTGATGCCGCTTTCTACGGCAATACCTATTCTGACGGTCTCACCGGTCTCACTGGTAGCCATCCATTGGGCTCACCGGTGGTCGGCATCGCACCTACTCCAGATGGCAAAGGCTATTGGTTGGTTACGAAGGCTGGCCATGTCTATGGCTTTGGTGACGCGAGCTTTTATGGAGATACCTATTCTGACGGTCTCACCGGTCTCACCGGTAGCCATCCACTCAACGCCCCAATCGTTGGGATTCAGTCGACCCCAGATGGCAAGGGCTATTGGATGGTTGGCGCCGACGGTGGCGTCTTCAACTTTGGCAATGCCGCTTTCTACGTCAGCACCTACTCGGACGGTCTCTCCGGGCTAATCGGGTCGCATCCGCTGGTGTCGGCGGTTGTTGGTATGGTTCCAACAGCCAATGGACAGGGGTATTGGCTCGTCACAAAGACCGGTTTCATTTGCGATTTCGGTTCCGCCAACTTCCTTGGTGATAGTTCATCGCTTGGACTCACAGGACTTGGAGGTCCTACTCCGTTAGCGGCGCCCATCGTCGGGATTGCCGAATAGGTACGTGGAGTAGCATCCTTCGCTTGTACTCGCCTTGCTGATGATGAGGTGGCGTAGTCAGTTTGATGATTTGGCTGGGCGACTACAAGCTCATCGTGATGTCTATTAAGCCGTCCTGGTGCATCTTTCCTGGGTGACCCAGGATGGCTGGCCATCTCATCGATGACATGGTTGGTCGTAGTCACTTCGGGAGTGTTGTCAAGCACGCCGCTGGCAACTGGATTATCTGCAGTTATCACCAGGTGTAATCAGTTGCTGGCTATCTTTACTGTGGTCAGCGACCCGCTGCCTCAGCTGTGGCCGATATTGATCACAGACTGCCGCCCCGGCGTTTTGCGAGTTTGTTGAACGCTCTATCGCCTTCGTTTTTTCGTGGGCGCTTGTGGTTTTCGGGGTATTAGAGCGCCGCTAGACGAAATGAGATTTACTCCCCATTGTGGTGATGGATCTTGATCGGCGTCGTGTAACGGTTGGTGGCACAGAAGGCTGCCGTCCGCTCTGTGCAGGCAAGGCGGACGATACAAAGCGGACAATAAAGGCGGTGCCAGACTGTGCTACCCGTTTCATTCCACATCATGTGAACAGGATAAATACGAAGCGGCCCATCGTTTCGATGGTCAACTGAATGCGTCTAAGCCAGATCTCGTTGGATGGCTTCAACATACTCGTGGTAGCTCAGTTCGCTCACTACGCCCATGCACATAAGCTCTCTCCAACCTTGGTAAAGTCGATTGCTGGTAGAAATCGGGGGCTTGGGTCCTCGTCGATTTATCTCTTTCATTCCACCTCAGCTCAACAGGGAGAATTTCACCGACAGCCATCGTTTCAATGGGCAGCAGTGTCTCCCGAATTCCACTCCAATGAGCTGAATCAATTCTTCGATTGACCATCGTTTCAAGGGTGCACTTGCCCCTCATGGTCGCTATCGGTTGCCGGTGCAACCCATTGGTGCAACCATGGTACCTATACCCAACGCCGCAAACCGTCCTGACCTCCTACTTTGCAAGTCAATGAGGGCCAACGACTAGCGCGGCGCTAGAAAACTTGGGTAGGTTAGAGCTATCGGTGAATTACAGAAAGTCTGGTTCTTTATTGATCCAGACGAACTGGTGCAGATCACAGGTGCGGCCCAGCCCCGCCAGTTTTTGGTGGTCGTTGACTTGCATACACGCCCTCCCAGTTCAACGCATAGGTCGCTCGAACTAGCAAAGAAGTTTGTAACAACACACTCGGACTCATGATCTTGTGGGTTGCGCTCTCGGGTGCCACCCCGGAACCTGCCGACAACTCAACCTCGGAATGCGCGGCTCCGAGGAGGCTCCTCCCGACACACCGCACTCACGCGTGCCTACTGCAGGGTTTTCATGTCAGGCGAGCGTTCGCCTATACCGAACCTCGCATACCGTTATTCCGCCGATCGTCTCTTGCTTCGCACCCTGGTCCACGGCCCATCCGCTGGTCTCATAGAACTTGCGAGCTCTGTTGTTGCTGTCCAAGACCCAGAGAGTGGCTTCACGGAAACCACAAGCGACTAGCGCATCGACGCTACTGGACATGAGATCGCGTCCAATGCCTTCGCCCCAGTGCTCCGGGGTCACATAAAGGCACCTCAATTCTCCGACTCCGTTGGCATCTCGCGACTGTCCAACGCTGGCAAAGCCGAGAACATTGTTGGGTTTAACTTCAGCTACGAAAACGGACTCGTCGTGTGGGAGGGGTCCGTTCAGGTAGCGTCTCCAGTTTGCCCCGCGTTGAGCGGGATCAAGGGAATCGAGGTAGTCTTGTGCAAGAACGCCTCGATAGGCAGCTTGCCAGGATACGACATGAACTGTTCCGATGCCGAGTGCGTCGCCGGGGTTGGCGTGACGTACCGGCATATTAGCGTAACTCCTCGTCTCTTCGCGGTATCGGTGCACCTACCTTCTAGCCATGCCCTGAAGTACCTCATTTTAGCCTAGATCCACGTGCGTCTAGAAGCTCGGACGCCACAAGCATGAGGGAAAGAAGTCCAAGTGGCTGTCCGTTTACGTGATGGTATCGGTACGGATTGCGCTCTTTTGGTCCGTGTAAATATCTGTCATTCTCGTGGACCACGTCACCGCTCTCATGTTTACATCAGCCCTCGTCGCGTCAGACGCTGCCTGATGTCTAGTGGAGTGACCTGATGTCTAACGGGGATCGGTGGCCCTGAGTTGGCTGGTGTATCGAGTGGCCCGATGCTCCGAGTGGCTTGGCGTCCCGAGCTCAAGCCCGGATCGTCAACATGGATCGAATCTGGGAGATCTAATTTGACTCAACAGAGAGACATGCCGTCGCTGCGCTATGCTCGAAATCACTTCAGCTGCTTGATGCTGATCATAGAAGTAGTTGACTTGGGTGAAGACGACACAGGTGTATACACCGCTCCTTCGAGGCGGGGAGATGTTCTTTGTGAGCAAAGTTTGTATGAGGACGATAGTTTGGCAACAGCAGTAACAGAGATATCTCCCAATTCCGATTGGCGGATGCGTGGTCGACGTATTCTCCTTGCAACCGGTGTCGGGTTCGTCGTCGGAGTGCTAGTGTGCCTGCCTTGGTTCGGCCGCGGATGGGTCATATTCTTAGACTGGGCTCCGGCTCCTCACGGTGCATTTCTTCCGAAATCGGTGT from the Ferrimicrobium acidiphilum DSM 19497 genome contains:
- a CDS encoding zinc ribbon domain-containing protein is translated as MRRWIQAKKISRLCSSWARDENQERITVHANVGGSGIKTVNAAYTSQTCPDPGCGYVHSDNRHGDVFHCRNPYWECNWQGDVDHVAAMNIKSRIEDHQIDRFTPYREVKKILEERFLRANGKPEYPIGYQG
- a CDS encoding GNAT family N-acetyltransferase — translated: MHRYREETRSYANMPVRHANPGDALGIGTVHVVSWQAAYRGVLAQDYLDSLDPAQRGANWRRYLNGPLPHDESVFVAEVKPNNVLGFASVGQSRDANGVGELRCLYVTPEHWGEGIGRDLMSSSVDALVACGFREATLWVLDSNNRARKFYETSGWAVDQGAKQETIGGITVCEVRYRRTLA